The following coding sequences are from one Salvia hispanica cultivar TCC Black 2014 chromosome 3, UniMelb_Shisp_WGS_1.0, whole genome shotgun sequence window:
- the LOC125215815 gene encoding 2-methylpropanoate--CoA ligase CCL4-like: MHFLERAAVIYGDCPSIIHKDITRTWSETRTRCLKLASSIAALGITRGDVVSVVAPNIPATCELHFAVPMAGAVLNTINTRLDANNISNLLRHCDSKLVFVDSQFASLVWEAVSLLPPHLPRPILVLIEDQEYSYTENSFDHDYEIMVENGDAAFEWVRPRSEWDPIALNYTSGTTAAPKGVVHSHRSAFLQSVNMLFQCCVPEQAVYLWTVPMFHCNGWSFPWGLAAVGGVNVCLRRVDAPSVYQALEEYGVTHMGGAPVVLNMLSNYTGSALTAPVHVLTGGAPPPAALLERAESLGFIVSHGYGLTETGGHAVMCTWKKEWDHLPGSERARLKARQGVGSICSAEVDVVDPYTGESLGRDGKTIGEVVLRGGTLMLGYLNDKEGTSRCMKENGWFWTGDMGVMHEDGYLEVKDRSKDVIICGGENISSIEVEAILYSHSAVHEAAVVARPCKYWGETPCAFVSLKEAHEKPSEKEIREFCKERMPLFMVPRLVVFLPDLPKTSTGKVQKFLLRDMAKQI, translated from the exons ATGCACTTCCTTGAAAGAGCCGCCGTCATCTACGGCGACTGCCCTTCCATTATCCACAAAGACATCACTCGCACGTGGTCCGAGACCCGCACCAGATGCCTCAAACTCGCATCCTCCATCGCCGCCCTAGGCATCACCCGCGGCGACGTCGTATCAGTGGTGGCCCCCAACATCCCCGCCACGTGCGAGCTCCACTTCGCCGTTCCCATGGCCGGCGCCGTCCTCAACACCATCAACACCCGCCTCGACGCCAACAACATCTCCAACTTGCTCCGCCACTGCGACTCCAAGCTCGTGTTCGTCGACTCACAGTTCGCATCTCTTGTCTGGGAAGCTGTTTCGCTGCTTCCGCCGCATCTTCCCCGCCCGATATTAGTCCTCATCGAAGACCAAGAATATAgctataccgaaaattcgttTGATCATGATTACGAGATCATGGTGGAAAACGGTGACGCGGCGTTCGAGTGGGTCCGGCCCCGCAGCGAGTGGGACCCGATCGCGCTGAACTACACCTCCGGCACGACTGCCGCGCCCAAGGGGGTGGTGCACAGCCACCGTAGCGCTTTCCTGCAGTCGGTCAACATGCTGTTCCAGTGCTGCGTGCCTGAGCAGGCGGTGTACCTGTGGACAGTGCCGATGTTTCACTGCAACGGGTGGAGTTTTCCATGGGGTTTGGCGGCGGTGGGAGGCGTCAACGTGTGCCTCCGCCGCGTGGATGCCCCGTCTGTTTACCAGGCTCTGGAGGAGTACGGAGTGACGCACATGGGCGGCGCGCCGGTGGTGCTCAATATGCTGAGCAACTACACAGGGAGCGCATTGACCGCTCCAGTCCATGTCTTAACAGGCGGAGCGCCACCGCCTGCGGCGTTGCTTGAGCGGGCTGAGTCGTTGGGGTTCATTGTGAGTCATGGGTACGGACTGACTGAGACGGGAGGCCATGCTGTGATGTGCACTTGGAAGAAAGAATGGGACCATTTGCCAG GGTCGGAGAGAGCGAGGTTGAAGGCAAGGCAAGGAGTGGGATCTATTTGCTCTGCCGAAGTGGATGTGGTGGACCCATACACTGGCGAGAGCTTGGGTCGCGACGGCAAGACGATTGGGGAGGTGGTGCTGAGAGGAGGCACATTGATGTTGGgatatttgaatgataaagaGGGAACATCGCGGTGTATGAAGGAGAATGGATGGTTTTGGACAGGAGACATGGGCGTGATGCATGAAGATGGATACTTGGAGGTGAAGGATAGGTCCAAGGATGTCATCATCTGCGGCGGAGAGAATATTAGCAGCATTGAAGTGGAGGCCATTCTCTACAGTCACTCAGCCGTGCATGAGGCAGCTGTGGTGGCACGGCCGTGTAAGTACTGGGGTGAAACGCCGTGTGCGTTCGTGAGCTTGAAGGAGGCTCACGAGAAGCCATCAGAGAaggagataagggaattctgTAAGGAGAGGATGCCGCTTTTCATGGTGCCTAGGTTGGTGGTGTTCTTGCCGGACCTGCCCAAGACGTCTACTGGAAAAGTCCAGAAATTTTTACTCCGAGATATGGCAAAACAAATCTGA